Proteins co-encoded in one Garra rufa chromosome 21, GarRuf1.0, whole genome shotgun sequence genomic window:
- the grm1b gene encoding metabotropic glutamate receptor 1b isoform X1: MRMMMLRMNFLLILCLSVLLFFNRPISSADVHQRSVVPRAASRSVARMDGDIIIGALFSVHHQPAAEKVAERKCGEIREQYGIQRVEAMFHTLDRINADPNLLPNITLGCEIRDSCWHSSVALEQSIEFIRDSLISIRDDKDGQKWCVEGNPLAQPPATKKPIAGVIGPGSSSVAIQVQNLLQLFNIPQIAYSATSIDLSDKTLFKYFLRVVPSDTLQARALLDIVKRYNWTYVSAVHTEGNYGESGMEAFKELASQEGLCIAHSDKIYSNAGEKHFDRLLRKLRERLPKARVVVCFCEGMTVRGLLMAMRRLGVAGEFLLIGSDGWADRDEVVEGYEQEAVGGITMKLQSEEVTSFDDYYLKLRLSTNNRNPWFAEFWQYRFQCRLPGHPQENTNYKKNCSGYESLEDNYVQDSKMGFVINAIYAMAHGLHDMHEYLCPGHVGLCEAMDPIDGSTLLDFLLKTSFTGVSGEDVWFDENGDSPGRYDIMNLQYVEPGVYDYINVGSWHEGVLSIDDYMIQMNRSEMVRSVCSEPCSKGEIKVIRKGEVSCCWICTPCKDNEYVLDEFTCKACELGWWPDPELQVCEPLPLRYLEWGHPESVAAVVFSCLGILVTSFVTFIFILYRDTPVVKSSSRELCYIILAGIFLGYICPFTLIARPTLASCYLQRLLVGLSASMCYSALVTKTNRIARILAGSKKKICTRKPRFMSAWAQVVIAFILISVQLTLEVTLIILEPPEPIKSYPSIREVFLICNTSNLGMVAPLGYNGLLILSCTYYAFKTRNVPANFNEAKYIAFTMYTTCIIWLAFVPIYFGSNYKIITTSFSVSLSVTVALGCMFTPKMYIILAKPERNVRSAFTTSDVVRMHVGDGKIACRSNSLLNMFKRKKNASGNANSNGKSVSWSEPGSRHPPKGEHMWHRLSVHVKRQEAGSNQTAVIKPLTNTYNNPGMEFSNLSTKTLYNVAEEDEGDPIRYNPSGSPPLMALRQSPVIKPMKEAGADMTFYTPEQHMPQINSVLPQYGISDQEVLKFNSNMPDLDEIISLSDPGDGVILPLQPQILHPHPILPMQLGAYPDEPTSPLEEVENEHFGLLHGYMYDNAQIHDEEDLVQIKMSMEDSVALMPPSPFRDSLGSGSPVRNSPVSESILCTPPSVTYASVILRDYKQSSSTL; encoded by the exons ATGAGGATGATGATGTTGAGAATGAATTTCCTCCTTATTTTGTGTCTCTCAGTCTTATTGTTTTTTAACCGTCCCATCTCATCAGCTGATGTTCATCAGAGGTCAGTGGTACCCAGAGCAGCATCCCGCTCTGTGGCAAGGATGGATGGGGATATCATCATCGGCGCTCTGTTTTCTGTCCATCACCAACCTGCGGCAGAGAAAGTCGCGGAAAGAAAGTGTGGAGAAATCAGGGAACAGTACGGGATCCAAAGAGTGGAAGCAATGTTTCATACACTAGATAGAATAAACGCTGATCCAAACCTTCTTCCCAACATCACTCTGGGTTGTGAGATCAGGGATTCCTGCTGGCACTCATCAGTGGCTTTGGAACAGAGTATTGAGTTCATAAGAGATTCGCTTATTTCCATCCGTGATGACAAAGATGGCCAGAAGTGGTGCGTTGAGGGAAATCCTTTAGCTCAGCCGCCGGCCACCAAAAAGCCCATCGCTGGTGTGATTGGACCTGGATCCAGTTCAGTGGCTATTCAAGTTCAGAACTTGCTGCAGCTGTTTAACATCCCACAGATTGCATACTCAGCTACAAGCATTGATCTGAGTGATAAAACCCTCTTTAAATACTTCCTTAGGGTTGTACCCTCTGACACTCTTCAGGCCAGAGCTCTCCTGGACATTGTTAAACGCTACAACTGGACGTATGTGTCAGCGGTTCACACTGAGG GAAACTATGGTGAGAGTGGGATGGAGGCCTTTAAGGAACTGGCATCTCAGGAAGGTTTGTGTATCGCCCATTCTGACAAGATCTACAGCAACGCTGGGGAGAAACACTTTGACCGGCTGCTGAGGAAACTGCGAGAGCGTTTGCCCAAAGCTCGCGTGGTGGTGTGTTTCTGTGAGGGGATGACCGTTCGTGGTCTCCTCATGGCCATGAGACGCCTTGGTGTAGCTGGAGAATTTCTCCTCATTGGCAG TGACGGCTGGGCGGACAGGGATGAGGTCGTGGAGGGCTACGAGCAGGAAGCTGTGGGCGGCATCACTATGAAGCTACAGTCGGAGGAGGTCACGTCCTTCGATGACTATTACCTGAAGTTACGGCTCAGCACCAACAATAGAAACCCCTGGTTTGCTGAATTCTGGCAGTATCGTTTCCAGTGCCGCCTCCCGGGACATCCACAAGAAAACACAAATTATAAGAAGAACTGCTCAG GTTATGAAAGCCTGGAGGACAACTATGTCCAGGACAGTAAAATGGGGTTCGTCATTAATGCCATCTACGCCATGGCTCACGGTCTTCACGATATGCATGAGTACTTGTGTCCGGGTCACGTGGGACTGTGTGAGGCCATGGACCCCATTGATGGCAGCACACTGCTGGACTTTCTCCTCAAGACCTCGTTTACTGGCGTGTCTGGAGAAGATGTGTGGTTCGATGAAAACGGGGACTCGCCAGGCAG gtatGACATTATGAACTTGCAGTATGTCGAGCCTGGAGTCTATGACTATATAAACGTCGGCTCGTGGCATGAAGGCGTTTTAAGTATCGATGATTATATGATCCAGATGAACCGCAGTGAGATGGTTCGCTCTGTCTGCAGTGAGCCCTGCTCCAAAGGAGAGATCAAG GTGATCAGGAAAGGCGAGGTGAGCTGTTGTTGGATCTGTACACCCTGTAAGGACAATGAATATGTCCTGGATGAGTTCACCTGCAAAGCCTGTGAGCTGGGATGGTGGCCGGACCCAGAACTGCAAG TCTGTGAGCCCCTTCCCCTGCGCTACCTGGAGTGGGGTCATCCTGAATCCGTCGCAGCTGTCGTCTTTTCATGTCTGGGCATCCTAGTGACCAGTTTTGTCACCTTCATCTTTATACTGTACAGAGACACGCCAGTCGTCAAGTCCTCCAGCCGTGAACTTTGCTACATCATCTTGGCCGGCATCTTCCTGGGCTACATTTGCCCCTTCACTCTCATCGCCCGTCCCACCTTAGCCTCGTGTTACCTACAGCGCCTCCTCGTGGGCCTTTCGGCCTCCATGTGCTACTCGGCTCTCGTCACCAAGACCAACCGCATCGCTCGAATTCTGGCCGGCAGCAAGAAGAAAATATGCACACGCAAGCCACGCTTCATGAGCGCCTGGGCACAAGTGGTGATCGCATTCATCCTCATCAGCGTGCAACTGACTTTAGAGGTCACGTTGATCATCTTGGAGCCTCCGGAGCCTATCAAATCCTACCCGAGTATTCGAGAAGTTTTTCTAATATGCAACACCAGCAATTTGGGCATGGTTGCGCCATTGGGCTACAACGGCCTGCTCATTCTCAGCTGCACctattatgcttttaaaactcGTAACGTCCCTGCCAACTTCAACGAGGCCAAATACATCGCCTTCACCATGTACACCACCTGTATTATTTGGCTGGCGTTTGTGCCGATCTACTTCGGCTCCAACTACAAGATCATCACCACTTCGTTCTCTGTGAGCCTCAGCGTGACGGTGGCTCTCGGCTGCATGTTCACGCCAAAAATGTACATAATCCTCGCCAAGCCCGAGAGGAACGTACGCAGCGCGTTCACCACCTCCGACGTGGTGCGCATGCATGTGGGCGATGGAAAAATTGCTTGCAGGAGCAACAGCCTGCTAAACATGTTCAAACGCAAGAAGAACGCATCTGGAAATGCCAA TTCTAATGGAAAGTCTGTGTCATGGTCTGAACCAGGTTCAAGACATCCTCCGAAAGGGGAACACATGTGGCACAGACTGTCTGTACATGTGAAGAGGCAGGAAGCCGGATCCAATCAGACGGCTGTCATCAAACCCCTAACTAATACCTACAATAACCCCGGCATGGAGTTTTCCAATTTAAGCACCAAGACTCTGTACAATGTAGCCGAGGAGGACGAGGGCGACCCGATCAGATACAATCCCTCGGGCAGCCCTCCTCTGATGGCTCTCAGGCAGTCGCCTGTCATCAAGCCTATGAAGGAGGCGGGCGCCGATATGACCTTTTACACTCCCGAGCAACACATGCCACAAATAAACAGTGTTCTCCCTCAATATGGCATCTCAGATCAAGAGGTGCTTAAGTTTAATTCAAACATGCCAGATTTGGATGAAATCATAAGCCTGTCTGACCCGGGCGACGGGGTGATTTTGCCTCTTCAGCCCCAAATATTGCACCCGCATCCGATTTTGCCCATGCAACTGGGCGCGTACCCGGACGAACCCACTTCCCCTTTGGAGGAGGTTGAAAACGAGCATTTCGGGCTTCTTCACGGCTACATGTATGACAATGCGCAGATCCACGACGAGGAGGACTTGGTGCAGATTAAAATGTCAATGGAGGACTCTGTAGCTCTCATGCCACCTTCTCCGTTTCGGGATTCGCTCGGCTCGGGCAGCCCCGTTCGCAACTCCCCGGTGTCCGAGTCCATCTTATGCACGCCGCCGAGCGTGACGTACGCGTCTGTCATTCTCAGAGACTATAAGCAAAGCTCCTCGaccctttga
- the grm1b gene encoding metabotropic glutamate receptor 1b isoform X2, translated as MRMMMLRMNFLLILCLSVLLFFNRPISSADVHQRSVVPRAASRSVARMDGDIIIGALFSVHHQPAAEKVAERKCGEIREQYGIQRVEAMFHTLDRINADPNLLPNITLGCEIRDSCWHSSVALEQSIEFIRDSLISIRDDKDGQKWCVEGNPLAQPPATKKPIAGVIGPGSSSVAIQVQNLLQLFNIPQIAYSATSIDLSDKTLFKYFLRVVPSDTLQARALLDIVKRYNWTYVSAVHTEGNYGESGMEAFKELASQEGLCIAHSDKIYSNAGEKHFDRLLRKLRERLPKARVVVCFCEGMTVRGLLMAMRRLGVAGEFLLIGSDGWADRDEVVEGYEQEAVGGITMKLQSEEVTSFDDYYLKLRLSTNNRNPWFAEFWQYRFQCRLPGHPQENTNYKKNCSGYESLEDNYVQDSKMGFVINAIYAMAHGLHDMHEYLCPGHVGLCEAMDPIDGSTLLDFLLKTSFTGVSGEDVWFDENGDSPGRYDIMNLQYVEPGVYDYINVGSWHEGVLSIDDYMIQMNRSEMVRSVCSEPCSKGEIKVIRKGEVSCCWICTPCKDNEYVLDEFTCKACELGWWPDPELQVCEPLPLRYLEWGHPESVAAVVFSCLGILVTSFVTFIFILYRDTPVVKSSSRELCYIILAGIFLGYICPFTLIARPTLASCYLQRLLVGLSASMCYSALVTKTNRIARILAGSKKKICTRKPRFMSAWAQVVIAFILISVQLTLEVTLIILEPPEPIKSYPSIREVFLICNTSNLGMVAPLGYNGLLILSCTYYAFKTRNVPANFNEAKYIAFTMYTTCIIWLAFVPIYFGSNYKIITTSFSVSLSVTVALGCMFTPKMYIILAKPERNVRSAFTTSDVVRMHVGDGKIACRSNSLLNMFKRKKNASGNAKFKTSSERGTHVAQTVCTCEEAGSRIQSDGCHQTPN; from the exons ATGAGGATGATGATGTTGAGAATGAATTTCCTCCTTATTTTGTGTCTCTCAGTCTTATTGTTTTTTAACCGTCCCATCTCATCAGCTGATGTTCATCAGAGGTCAGTGGTACCCAGAGCAGCATCCCGCTCTGTGGCAAGGATGGATGGGGATATCATCATCGGCGCTCTGTTTTCTGTCCATCACCAACCTGCGGCAGAGAAAGTCGCGGAAAGAAAGTGTGGAGAAATCAGGGAACAGTACGGGATCCAAAGAGTGGAAGCAATGTTTCATACACTAGATAGAATAAACGCTGATCCAAACCTTCTTCCCAACATCACTCTGGGTTGTGAGATCAGGGATTCCTGCTGGCACTCATCAGTGGCTTTGGAACAGAGTATTGAGTTCATAAGAGATTCGCTTATTTCCATCCGTGATGACAAAGATGGCCAGAAGTGGTGCGTTGAGGGAAATCCTTTAGCTCAGCCGCCGGCCACCAAAAAGCCCATCGCTGGTGTGATTGGACCTGGATCCAGTTCAGTGGCTATTCAAGTTCAGAACTTGCTGCAGCTGTTTAACATCCCACAGATTGCATACTCAGCTACAAGCATTGATCTGAGTGATAAAACCCTCTTTAAATACTTCCTTAGGGTTGTACCCTCTGACACTCTTCAGGCCAGAGCTCTCCTGGACATTGTTAAACGCTACAACTGGACGTATGTGTCAGCGGTTCACACTGAGG GAAACTATGGTGAGAGTGGGATGGAGGCCTTTAAGGAACTGGCATCTCAGGAAGGTTTGTGTATCGCCCATTCTGACAAGATCTACAGCAACGCTGGGGAGAAACACTTTGACCGGCTGCTGAGGAAACTGCGAGAGCGTTTGCCCAAAGCTCGCGTGGTGGTGTGTTTCTGTGAGGGGATGACCGTTCGTGGTCTCCTCATGGCCATGAGACGCCTTGGTGTAGCTGGAGAATTTCTCCTCATTGGCAG TGACGGCTGGGCGGACAGGGATGAGGTCGTGGAGGGCTACGAGCAGGAAGCTGTGGGCGGCATCACTATGAAGCTACAGTCGGAGGAGGTCACGTCCTTCGATGACTATTACCTGAAGTTACGGCTCAGCACCAACAATAGAAACCCCTGGTTTGCTGAATTCTGGCAGTATCGTTTCCAGTGCCGCCTCCCGGGACATCCACAAGAAAACACAAATTATAAGAAGAACTGCTCAG GTTATGAAAGCCTGGAGGACAACTATGTCCAGGACAGTAAAATGGGGTTCGTCATTAATGCCATCTACGCCATGGCTCACGGTCTTCACGATATGCATGAGTACTTGTGTCCGGGTCACGTGGGACTGTGTGAGGCCATGGACCCCATTGATGGCAGCACACTGCTGGACTTTCTCCTCAAGACCTCGTTTACTGGCGTGTCTGGAGAAGATGTGTGGTTCGATGAAAACGGGGACTCGCCAGGCAG gtatGACATTATGAACTTGCAGTATGTCGAGCCTGGAGTCTATGACTATATAAACGTCGGCTCGTGGCATGAAGGCGTTTTAAGTATCGATGATTATATGATCCAGATGAACCGCAGTGAGATGGTTCGCTCTGTCTGCAGTGAGCCCTGCTCCAAAGGAGAGATCAAG GTGATCAGGAAAGGCGAGGTGAGCTGTTGTTGGATCTGTACACCCTGTAAGGACAATGAATATGTCCTGGATGAGTTCACCTGCAAAGCCTGTGAGCTGGGATGGTGGCCGGACCCAGAACTGCAAG TCTGTGAGCCCCTTCCCCTGCGCTACCTGGAGTGGGGTCATCCTGAATCCGTCGCAGCTGTCGTCTTTTCATGTCTGGGCATCCTAGTGACCAGTTTTGTCACCTTCATCTTTATACTGTACAGAGACACGCCAGTCGTCAAGTCCTCCAGCCGTGAACTTTGCTACATCATCTTGGCCGGCATCTTCCTGGGCTACATTTGCCCCTTCACTCTCATCGCCCGTCCCACCTTAGCCTCGTGTTACCTACAGCGCCTCCTCGTGGGCCTTTCGGCCTCCATGTGCTACTCGGCTCTCGTCACCAAGACCAACCGCATCGCTCGAATTCTGGCCGGCAGCAAGAAGAAAATATGCACACGCAAGCCACGCTTCATGAGCGCCTGGGCACAAGTGGTGATCGCATTCATCCTCATCAGCGTGCAACTGACTTTAGAGGTCACGTTGATCATCTTGGAGCCTCCGGAGCCTATCAAATCCTACCCGAGTATTCGAGAAGTTTTTCTAATATGCAACACCAGCAATTTGGGCATGGTTGCGCCATTGGGCTACAACGGCCTGCTCATTCTCAGCTGCACctattatgcttttaaaactcGTAACGTCCCTGCCAACTTCAACGAGGCCAAATACATCGCCTTCACCATGTACACCACCTGTATTATTTGGCTGGCGTTTGTGCCGATCTACTTCGGCTCCAACTACAAGATCATCACCACTTCGTTCTCTGTGAGCCTCAGCGTGACGGTGGCTCTCGGCTGCATGTTCACGCCAAAAATGTACATAATCCTCGCCAAGCCCGAGAGGAACGTACGCAGCGCGTTCACCACCTCCGACGTGGTGCGCATGCATGTGGGCGATGGAAAAATTGCTTGCAGGAGCAACAGCCTGCTAAACATGTTCAAACGCAAGAAGAACGCATCTGGAAATGCCAA GTTCAAGACATCCTCCGAAAGGGGAACACATGTGGCACAGACTGTCTGTACATGTGAAGAGGCAGGAAGCCGGATCCAATCAGACGGCTGTCATCAAACCCCTAACTAA
- the LOC141296392 gene encoding NACHT, LRR and PYD domains-containing protein 3-like produces MDCPLQFSDEAVTSDPEEKINDVISLVKFYLTCLISYCWTILGWHNTDGVLQINTLLEETADLQHDSHQSVDDVLQRLKDKYKASMKNKYKRLFEGENQTLLNRIYLQLYIIEGEREGVNEEHEVLQMEKTARTQDTPIYCNDIFKPPPESQCAEKDQIKIVLTKGIAGIGKTISVQKFILDWTEGKANLDVDFMFVLTFRELNLIKDHQYSLHRLLLDFHPDLQDLDSKIYEECKVVFIFDGLDESKITMMFSDIEQVCNVNESSSVGVLMSNLIRGELLPSALIWITSRPAAANQIPSKYINRMTEIKGFSEPQKEEYFRKRISDEYQASRIISHIRRTRSLHIMCHIPVFCWISATVLQTLLKQDDSPEIPQTLTEMYIHFLLTQINMRNQKYDERDPEKLLKSNRDVIVKLAKLAFNQLMRGNVIFYEGDLRESGIDVTDTSVYSGIFKEESVIHQRKIYFFIHLSFQEFLAALYLFYYHADKNEESLKWFLKKRYQCYSRKNSLYELLKAAVDKSLRSENGLLDFFLRFLLGVSLEFNQRLLQDLQTRAVSSSETKRMTQYIKDKIKGEERLSDHGCINLFLCLLEMKDQTLYREIQEFVKSENDSTKKLSPSHCSTITYMLQISEAVLDEFGLKKYNTSDEGRRRLIPAVVNCRKAILADCSLTNQCCESLSSSLQSLNSLRELDLSHNDLQDSGVKLLCDGLKSSHCQLNILRLSGCMVTEEGCCYLASALSSNPSHLRELDLSYNHPGQSLVKLLSDPNYRLDKLNVDHGGKFRITAGPQKYNCDLTLDLNTANTRLALSKNNRKVIYVKNKQPYRDHPARFDEFQQVLCRESLSGRCFWEAEYKGKADISVAYNGISRKGWNNDCWFGYNEKSWSLSCFNDSFTARHNNTSTVTSAPSSDSKKVGVYLNWSAGTLSFYSVSETNTLTHLHTFNTTFTEPLYAGFGLAYGSSVSLCEI; encoded by the exons ATGGATTGTCCACTTCAGTTCAGTGATGAAGCAGTGACCTCTGACCCTGA AGAGAAAATAAATGATGTCATAAGTTTAGTGAAGTTCTACCTGACGTGCCTCATCTCATACTGTTGGACAATCCTGGGGTGGCACAACACAGATGGAGTCCTACAGATAAACACACTGTTGGAGGAAACTGCAGACCTGCAGCATGATTCTCACCAATCAGTAGATGATGTCCTGCAAAGACTCAAAGACAAATACAAAGCCAGCATGAAGAATAAGTACAAGAGATTATTTGAAGGTGAAAACCAAACCCTCCTGAACAGGATCTACTTACAGCTCTACATTATTGAGGGAGAGAGGGAAGGAGTGAATGAAGAACATGAGGTTTTACAGATGGAGAAAACAGCCAGAACACAAGACACTCCAATCtactgcaatgacatctttaaacCTCCACCTGAGTCACAGTGTGCAGAGAAAGACCAAATCAAGATCGTACTTACAAAAGGCATTGCTGGAATTGGAAAAACCATCTCTGTGCAGAAGTTTATTCTGGACTGGACTGAGGGAAAAGCCAATCTTGATGTAGATTTCATGTTTGTGCTTACATTTCGAGAGCTGAACTTAATTAAAGATCACCAGTACAGTCTTCACAGACTTCTGCTGGACTTTCATCCTGATCTTCAAGATCTGGATTCAAAGATTTATGAGGAGTGTAAAgttgtgttcatctttgatggtctggatgaaagcaaaatcacaatGATGTTTTCAGACATTGAGCAAGTTTGTAATGTGAATGAGTCTTCATCAGTGGGTGTGTTGATGTCAAACCTCATCAGAGGAGAgttgcttccctctgctctcatctggatcacctccagaccagcagcagccaatcagatcccctcAAAATACATCAACCGTATGACAGAAATCAAGGGATTCAGTGAACCTCAgaaggaggaatatttcaggaagagaatcagtgatgaGTATCAAGCCAGCAGAATCATCTCACACATTAGAAGAACAAGAAGCCTCCACATCATGTGTCACATACCTGTCTTTTGTTGGATCTCAGCCACTGTGCTTCAAACCCTCCTAAAACAAGATGACAGTCCAGAAATCCCTCAAACTTtgactgaaatgtacatccacttcctgCTGACTCAGATTAACATGAGGAATCAGAAGTATGATGAGAGAGATCCAGAGAAACTCCTGAAGTCCAACAGAGATGTGATTGTGAAACTTGCTAAACTGGCCTTCAATCAGCTGATGAGGGGCAATGTGATTTTCTATGAGGGGGACCTGAGAGAGAGCGGCATAGACGTCACTGACACCTCAGTGTATTCTGGGATCTTTAAAGAAGAATCTGTGATCCATCAAAGGAAAATCTACTTCTTCATACATCTGAGCTTTCAGGAGTTTCTAGCTGCTTTATATCTGTTCTACTACCATGCAGACAAAAATGAGGAATCCCTGAAGTGGTTTCTGAAGAAAAGATATCAGTGTTACAGTCGGAAAAACTCTCTGTATGAACTACTAAAAGCAGCGGTTGATAAATCCTTACGGAGTGAAAATGGACTCCTAGATTTTTTTTTGCGGTTCCTGCTGGGTGTCTCACTGGAGTTCAATCAGAGACTCTTACAGGATCTACAGACACGTGCAGTGAGCAGCTCAGAGACCAAGAGAATGACACAGTACATTAAAGACAAAATAAAAGGTGAAGAACGTCTCTCAGATCACGGATGCATTAACCTGTTCCTCTGTCTGCTGGAAATGAAGGATCAGACTCTGTACAGAGAGATTCAAGAATTTGTAAAATCAGAGAATGACTCAACGAAGAAACTCTCTCCGTCTCACTGCTCAACAATAACCTACATGTTGCAGATATCAGAGGCAGTGCTGGATGAGTTTGGTCTGAAGAAATACAACACATCAGATGAGGGTAGAAGGAGACTGATACCAGCTGTGGTGAACTGCAGAAAAGCTAT ACTTGCAGACTGCAGTCTCACTAATCAGTGCTGTGAAAGTTTGTCTTCATCTTTACAATCATTAAATTcactgagagagctggacctgagtcaCAATGACttgcaggattcaggagtgaagcttcTGTGTGATGGACTTAAGAGTTCACACTGTCAACTCAACATACTGAG attatctggctgtatggtgacagaggaaGGCTGTTGTTATCTGGCTTcggctctgagttcaaacccttcacacctgagagagctggatctgagctacaatcacccaggaCAATCATTAGTCAAGCTGCTCTCTGATCCAAACTACAGACTGGACAAACTCAA tgtggatcatggaggaaAGTTCAGAATTACAGCAGGACCCCAGAAAT ATAACTGTGATCTCACACTGGATTTAAACACAGCAAACACTCGCCTTGCTCTGTCTAAGAATAACAGAAAGGTGATTTATGTGAAAAATAAGCAGCCATATCGTGATCATCCAGCAAGATTTGATGAGTTTCAGCAGGTTCTGTGTAGAGAGAGTCTGTCTGGACGCTGTTTCTGGGAGGCTGAATACAAGGGGAAGGCTGATATTTCAGTGGCATATAATGGAATCAGCAGGAAAGGATGGAATAATGACTGTTGGTTTGGATACAATGAAAAGTCCTGGAGCCTGTCCTGTTTTAATGACAGTTTCACTGCCAGACACAATAATACAAGCACAGTCACATCTGCCCCTTCAAGTGACTCTAAGAAAGTAGGAGTGTATCTGAACTGGTCGGCCggcactctgtccttctacagtgtCTCTGAAACAAATacactcacacacttacacacattcaaCACCACATTCACTGAACCCCTCTATGCTGGATTTGGGCTTGCTTATGGCTCTTCAGTGTCTCTGTGTGAGATTTAA